A window of the Pseudoliparis swirei isolate HS2019 ecotype Mariana Trench chromosome 13, NWPU_hadal_v1, whole genome shotgun sequence genome harbors these coding sequences:
- the LOC130204003 gene encoding apical membrane antigen 1-like protein — protein MEEAAASNKVEAPKRQKRNKARGPGRSGRKNKDKERRRKREGRIRTSAPSVKEDDAEWKSDGETVEVEDSGSRAEQNAPVEAPVEDSVEAPVEDSVEGPVEAPVEDSVEAPVEAPVEDPVEDSVEAPVEDSVEAPVEDSVEAPGGPRPP, from the exons ATGGAGGAGGCCGCTGCATCCAACAAGGTGGAGGCCCCAAAACGCCAGAAGAGAAATAAG GCTCGAGGGCCGGGCCGCTCGGGCAGGAAGaacaaagacaaagagaggaggaggaagagagaaggaagaatAAGGACGAGCGCCCCGAGCGTGAAGGAGGACGACGCCGAGTGGAAAAGTGACGGAGAgacggtggaggtggaggacagcggCAGCCGAGCGGAGCAGAACGCCCCCGTAGAGGCCCCCGTAGAGGACAGCGTAGAGGCCCCCGTAGAGGACAGCGTAGAGGGCCCCGTAGAGGCCCCCGTAGAGGACAGCGTAGAGGCCCCCGTAGAGGCCCCCGTAGAGGACCCCGTAGAGGACAGCGTAGAGGCCCCCGTAGAGGACAGCGTAGAGGCCCCCGTAGAGGACAGCGTAGAGGCCCCCGGAGGACCC AGGCCCCCGTAG
- the pde6gb gene encoding phosphodiesterase 6G, cGMP-specific, rod, gamma, paralog b, protein MNLEPPKAEIKSATRVTGGPATPRKGPPKFKQRQTRQFKSKPPKKGIQGFGDDIPGMEGLGTDITVICPWEAFNHLELNELAKYGII, encoded by the exons ATGAATCTTGAGCCGCCCAAAGCCGAGATCAAGTCGGCCACCCGGGTCACCGGAGGCCCGGCCACGCCCCGCAAGGGCCCGCCCAAGTTCAAGCAGCGGCAGACCCGGCAGTTCAAGAGCAAGCCCCCGAAGAAGGGCATCCAGGG ATTTGGTGACGACATCCCGGGAATGGAGGGCTTGGGCACAG ACATCACGGTCATCTGCCCCTGGGAGGCCTTCAACCACCTGGAGCTCAACGAGCTGGCCAAGTACGGCATCATCTGA
- the nploc4 gene encoding nuclear protein localization protein 4 homolog — protein MADVIIIRVQTPEGMRKISSTKRETAAAFLKKVATELGFSANGFSIYLNRNKTDEILSQSKTMSLLNIKHGDMLYLVPTGPASSPGEVMDTATPHSSSYLPSVSSSSSSFSSSSSAMPRSFSAPQIQEDEIDQYLTKQDGKIYRNKDPQLCHHGSLGKCVHCVPLEPFDEDYLNHLDPPVKHMSFHAYLRKLTGGADKGKFAALENISCKIKSGCEGHLPWPEGICTKCQPSALTLNRQKYRHVDNIMFENHTTADRFLDFWRKTGSQRMGYLYGRYTEHKVIPLGIRAEVAAIYEPPQKATQNSLELVEDPKAAAVDEIAAKLGLCKVGWIFTDLLSEDTRIGTVRYTRNHDSHYLSAEECITAGYFQNLHSNSCRLSRDGHFGSKFVTVVATGGPDNQVHFEGYQVSNQCMALVKDGCLLPCRDAPELGFAKESCTEQYMPDVFYKDKDKFGNDVTFLARPLPVEYLIIDITTTFPKDPQYTFCSTQRFPIENREILGETQDFKSLSTYLSQCTSTSFLDIVSDFHLLLFLVTNEVMPLGDSIGLLLDAVRTSNEDLAQTWKKSEQWATIEQLCSTVGGQPSSSQSYGGAMGGPSAPASSSAMWSCLHCTFMNQPGTEHCEMCSLPRG, from the exons ATGGCGGACGTCATC ATCATCAGGGTTCAGACCCCGGAGGGGATGAGGAAGATCTCGTCTACCAAGAGGGAGACGGCGGCTGCATTCCTGAAGAAG GTGGCCACAGAGCTCGGCTTCAGTGCCAACGGCTTTTCAATTTATCTGAACCGCAACAAGACGGACGAGATCCTGTCCCAGAGCAAGACCATGAGCCTGCTGAACATCAA GCATGGCGACATGCTGTACTTGGTCCCcacaggccccgcctcctcccccggGGAGGTCATGGACACCGCCACGCCGCACTCGTCTTCGTACCTGCCGTCCGTTTCGTCGTCCTCGTCTtcgttctcctcctcgtcctccgcgATGCCGCGGTCCTTCTCGGCGCCGCAGATCCAAGAGGATGAGATCGACCAGTACCTGACGAAGCAGGACGGCAAGATCTACAGGAACAAAGACCCCCAGCT ATGTCACCACGGCTCCCTTGGGAAGTGTGTGCACTGCGTACCGCTGGAG CCCTTTGACGAGGACTACCTGAACCACCTGGACCCGCCGGTGAAGCACATGTCGTTCCACGCGTACCTCCGGAAGCTGACGGGCGGCGCCGACAA AGGGAAGTTTGCGGCGCTGGAGAACATCAGCTGTAAGATCAAGTCCGGCTGCGAGGGCCACCTCCCCTGGCCCGAGGGCATCTGCACCAAGTGCCAGCCCAGCGCGCTCACGCTCAACCGACAG AAATACCGCCACGTGGACAACATCATGTTCGAGAACCACACCACGGCCGACCGCTTCCTGGACTTCTGGAGGAAGACGGGCAGCCAGCGGATGGGCTACCTGTACGGCCGCTACACGGAGCACAAGGTCATCCCGCTGGGCATCCGCGCCGAGGTGGCCGCCATCTACGAGCCGCCGCAG AAAGCGACCCAGAACAGcctggagctggtggaggaccCCAAAGCTGCAGCCGTGGACGAGATCGCCGCCAAGCTGGGCCTGTgcaag GTGGGTTGGATCTTCACTGACCTGCTGTCTGAGGACACGAGGATAGGAACGGTCCGCTACACGAGGAACCAT GACTCTCACTACCTGAGTGCGGAGGAGTGCATCACAGCCGGATACTTCCAGAACCTTCACTCCAACAGCTGCCGGCTCTCCAGAGACGGACACTTTGGATCCAAGTTTGTCACCGTGGTGGCGACAG GCGGCCCTGACAACCAGGTGCACTTTGAGGGCTACCAGGTGTCCAATCAGTGCATGGCGCTGGTGAAGGACGGGTGTCTGCTGCCCTGCAGAGACGCCCCAGAGCTCGGCTTCGCCAAGGAGTCGTGCACCGAGCAGTACATGCCCGACGTCTtctacaag GACAAAGACAAGTTTGGGAATGACGTGACGTTCCTGGCGCGGCCTCTTCCTGTGGAGTACCTCATCATTGAC ATCACCACCACCTTCCCAAAGGACCCTCAGTACACGTTCTGCTCCACACAGAGGTTCCCCATCGAGAACCGAGAGATCCTGGGAGAGACGCAG gACTTCAAGAGCTTATCCACATACCTGTCCCAGTGCACCTCCACGTCGTTCCTGGACATCGTGTCGGACTtccacctgctcctcttcctggtGACCAATGAGGTCATGCCCCTGGGG GACAGCATCGGGCTGCTGCTGGACGCTGTGAGGACCTCCAATGAAGACCTGGCTCAGACCTGGAAGAAGTCCGAGCAGTGGGCCACCATCGAGCAGCTGTGCA gcaccGTGGGCGGGCAGCCGTCCAGCTCCCAGAGCTACGGGGGGGCCATGGGGGGCCCCTCGGccccggcctcctcctccgccatgTGGTCCTGCCTCCACTGCACCTTCATGAACCAGCCCGGCACGGAGCACTGCGAGATGTGCAGCCTGCCCCGCGGTTAA